GCCGGCCTCAAGCTCGCCCAGCTCCAGGCTCTTGCCAGCCAGCTGGGGATTTCCGGCGGTTCCCGGATGCGAAAGGGCGATCTTGTCTCTGCCATTTCCGCCCACCGCGCCGGTACTCCCGTGAGCAAGGCTCCGGCCCGCGCCGCTGAAAAGGCGACCGACAACGGTAGCGTCGCCCAGTCGGCCGCTCCGGCTGTGGCACCGGCTGCAGCGCCTGCTGCCGCCACCGAGTCCGAGGCTCCGGCCCAGGAAAACCCGCGTGCCCGTGGACGTGGCCGCAGCCGCCGCGCGGGCAGCGACGGTGTCATCACGACCCCCGCCGCCGAGGCGCCGGCCGCAGCCGCTCCGGCAGTAGAGGCCCCGGCAGCTTCCGCCGAGTCCGGCACTGCCCAGTCCACTCCCGCCGAGGCAGTTTCTGCCGCTTCGGCTGAAGGCGGCGAACGCACCCGCCAGCCCCGCACCCGCAACCGCCGCCGCGGTGAAGCAGCCGAACAGGCCACAGGTCAAGCCACAGGTCAAGGCACTGCCCAGGGCGCAGCCCAGGCTGCACCCGCCGTCGAGGCCCCGGCCGAGCAGCGCCAGCCCGAACAGCGCACTGAACAGCGTTCGGAGCAGCGCGGCGATCAGCGCCAGACCGAGCAGGGCAGCGAAGACGGCCAGCGCCGTGAGAACACCCGCACCCGTGGCGGCCGCGACGAGGTCGCGGGAAGCCGCGACACCCGCGACAACAACCGCGACGCTGACGACAGCGACGGCGGCAGCCGCCGGAACCGCCGTAACCGGCGCGACCGCAATGACCGTCCGGACCGCTCCGGCGGTCAGGACAGCCGCGACAACGCGCGCAACGACCGTTTCCGCGACCGTAACGACCGTCGTCGTGGACGCGTCCAGGGACCGGACGTCGACGACGTCGAGGTCACCGAGGACGACGTCCTGTTGCCCGTCGCCGGCATCCTGGACGTGCTGGAGAACTACGCGTTTATCCGCACCTCCGGTTACCTGCCGGGCCCGAACGACGTGTACGTGTCCCTCGCCCAGGTCAAGAAGTACAACCTGCGCAAGGGCGACGCCGTCGTCGGTGCCATCCGTGCACCGCGTGAAGGCGAGGCCCAGCAGGGAAATCAGCAGCAGCAGACCGCCCGCCAGAAGTTCAACGCCCTGGTCCGCGTCACCTCGGTCAACGGCAAGACCCCCGAGGAACTCAAGGACCGCGTCGAATTCGCGAAGCTCGTCCCGCTGTACCCCTCCGAGCGCCTGCGCCTCGAGACGGACCCCAAGAAGATCGGCCCCCGCGTCATCGACCTGGTTGCCCCGATCGGCAAGGGCCAGCGCGGCCTGATCGTTTCGCCGCCGAAGGCCGGCAAGACGCTCATCCTGCAGTCCATCGCCAACGCCATCACCACCAACAATCCTGAGGTCCACCTCATGATGGTGCTTGTTGACGAACGCCCCGAAGAAGTCACGGACATGCAGCGCACCGTCAAGGGCGAGGTCATTGCCTCCACCTTCGACCGTCCCGCCGACGACCACACCACCGTGGCCGAACTCTCCATCGAGCGTGCCAAGCGCCTCGTGGAAATGGGCATGGACGTTGTGGTCCTCCTTGACTCGATGACCCGCCTGGGCCGTGCCTACAACCTGGCAGCACCGGCTTCCGGCCGTATCCTCTCCGGTGGCGTCGACTCAGCTGCGCTGTACCCGCCGAAGCGCTTCTTCGGTGCAGCCCGCAACATCGAAAACGGTGGCTCGCTCACCATCCTGGCCACCGCTCTCGTC
This DNA window, taken from Pseudarthrobacter sp. ATCC 49987, encodes the following:
- the rho gene encoding transcription termination factor Rho, coding for MTETTELSSAVETSSSAAGSSTAAPAKSSGLAGLKLAQLQALASQLGISGGSRMRKGDLVSAISAHRAGTPVSKAPARAAEKATDNGSVAQSAAPAVAPAAAPAAATESEAPAQENPRARGRGRSRRAGSDGVITTPAAEAPAAAAPAVEAPAASAESGTAQSTPAEAVSAASAEGGERTRQPRTRNRRRGEAAEQATGQATGQGTAQGAAQAAPAVEAPAEQRQPEQRTEQRSEQRGDQRQTEQGSEDGQRRENTRTRGGRDEVAGSRDTRDNNRDADDSDGGSRRNRRNRRDRNDRPDRSGGQDSRDNARNDRFRDRNDRRRGRVQGPDVDDVEVTEDDVLLPVAGILDVLENYAFIRTSGYLPGPNDVYVSLAQVKKYNLRKGDAVVGAIRAPREGEAQQGNQQQQTARQKFNALVRVTSVNGKTPEELKDRVEFAKLVPLYPSERLRLETDPKKIGPRVIDLVAPIGKGQRGLIVSPPKAGKTLILQSIANAITTNNPEVHLMMVLVDERPEEVTDMQRTVKGEVIASTFDRPADDHTTVAELSIERAKRLVEMGMDVVVLLDSMTRLGRAYNLAAPASGRILSGGVDSAALYPPKRFFGAARNIENGGSLTILATALVETGSKMDEVIFEEFKGTGNMELRLSRQLADKRIFPAVDVNASGTRREENLLSPEEVKIMWKLRRVLSGLETQQSLELLTNKIRETQSNVEFLMQVQKTTLGAKSDNDK